The genomic region tatataggggtacgtaatcagaatgggTTGTGCTGCCTGGGTTGCATAAATCCTGCCTTTTCTATGTAAAGAAACCGAATATGAGCCAAATCACAAAATCAAGTTATACTTGTAATTATAAGCAGTAATTGGAAATGGTAAACAGTAAATGGCCAAAGACATATGGCAAAGGTGAATTAGATAAACTACATTGGGAATAATGTGTgagtatgtatgtgtgaatgagagagcgtatgggtgtttctcttagggctgggttgcggcaggaaggatAAAACATCTACCAGTAAAGCAGAGTTATTGGtggtttgttccgctgtggcgacccctgttaatGCATGATAATAATGAGTCAATGAGAGTGATCAGGAGTGTCTAATCCTGCTCCTGGAGGGCCATTgtgctgcagagtttagctccaacaagCTCCAAAACACTTACCCTGATTAGCCAGTTAATGTGTGTATAATTTGTGTCAGAACTAAACACTGCAGGGCAGTGGTCCTCAAATTAACTtgtgtttacttttaaaaatgtagtttcttttaaaaatgtcacaCTTCTGTTAAAAGTTTTTGAGAAGGTTAAGGAATCCTATGTCAGGCATTGAtggaattataataattattgcaCTTTTGTTAGACTTGACACACCCCAAAACAAGCACTCAGCTAGAACAGCAATACAACAGAACATTTTTGGtagaaacaattaaattgtcaaaGATATCATCTAGTGCATGTGTCTCACGTCACCAGATTGGCCATGCTGCACACAGATGTAAAAAGGGGCAATTGCCTGGTGCTCTGTGTTTTGAGGGGGGCCCCTGGACCCTCCTTTCAGTTTGTCACTAAATACACACAGTGCAAAAACAACAAAGTTAGTGTCTCTACTGGTTTTAATGTTAGGGTAGACagagatttttcttttatattggtTAAATGTTAGTTTATCAAAATACGacaatgatattaataattaataaaccaatcccctgagactttcattcatcagaacacaaattaaaatatttcagatgaAATCCAAGTGCTCCCTCATCCTCCCAATGTTCTCGAgacatttaaagtccagaaaaggaactgAAAACATTGTCCAaatattccatgtgacttcagtagtTCAGCTGTAATCATTTGAATCTCTAAAAACACAATTGCGTGCcaaaaaactgttaataaaatTCTATTTTTCTCATTGTCAAGGTGCACTATATATTGCCACTAGTATTGCCACTAGTATTGCCCATAGTAGACACACACCCTGATCTGATACAAAACACTTGggcaaacaaagttgtttttaaagggctcctatgatgaaaatcattttttgaaCACTgatggacagaactgtgtgtaggtatagtgtgttcagATTCATATTGGAGTGACAGAAACACaaaatctcttttttaaatttgcggacattaaaataagatccaagtcacttccattttgaggcccaccgcaacgtgacgtaggagtgtggtttccctgcccactgaattgattgacagcatgtattaacatgtctccacagtaacgtgtataatcatatcaaccaGACAGGGTGTgctcaaagcaactgggattaaaagatctgttcagctctctgtgatcatcagtcattattaaatgtgatcaagaatgagttttacaagtttgaaacgtttttaaaacagtgcatgtttgtaatgaagtacagcgattttaccatttttactttatcaccacagctgcagtgtcagtacaattataaaaaaagactCTTCAATCCCGGGTTATGGAtgtaaatcagatttattttgcacattaacataacagatgtctatgtgtgtgtgagatctgcttccttcatgtctgtcactgtgctgtttatctgaagcagctgaggcggagattgaggcacactttgacaggcacatgggaacggtgggttgggagaactagcattaaaggcacaggcaacaaaaacagctacaagatgctcagagctgaaaattacaaacttctgaaaggtataataaataatctgatgggtgttttgagctgaaactttacagacacgttctggagacacaaaagacttctcttaaatcttgaaaaaggggtaaaattggtGCCCATTAACAAATTTGTTCTTGGAGGTTCCTGTGATTACAGTCAAAGCACTGAAGCCAGGTCTGCATTGACATGGCATTTCCTTCTTTTTCTGAACTTTGTATAATCCCATGACAATAACTTTCTATGGATGTTGAGAGAGCTCTAAGAGCtctaatctaaaatatcttcatttgtgaagatgaatgaaggtctcaggggggTTAGAACAGGACAAGGGTGAGTAGATTATAACAGAATTTttgcttttgggtgaactaacacgtATGTCCTCATGCTGTAATCATTATTTGTGTTCCTAATTATGTATTTGTGGCCAACAGCAACAAGCATTCCATCTGGGAATACAAATACAGCATTCCCAAACAATGCTACAACTTCAGCTTTGTTGACAACACGTCGTGGTGATGTCACTTCTCTACTCTCGTCTACTCAAGACAGCATTTCAAGCTCATCCACAACTTCCCTAGTTAATGCTACAAGCTCATCAGTGAGTACACCAGGAAATGCCACAACTTCACCTGCACCTGTAGCCAACACCACAACTCCACTTGAACCTACAGCGGGGAATGCAACAGCCAATCCTGTAACTGCACCAGGGGACAACACAACTACTCATTTCCCTGAGCCAACTCCACCCCACACTACAAGTGGCAATTACACAACTCCTCCCAATAACACACCAGGCTACACCACTGCTCCATCAATTACAACACCAAGCAATGTCACAATTACTGCGCAAACCACTTCAGGTAACGATACAACTGCAAACTATGCTACGACGTCACCCTCAGCCACACACTTACCAACACCAGAGAACAACACAACAGGAAACGCTACCACACCACCCATCACTACACCAGGGAACTTTACAACAGGGGATTCTACTGTACCAGCCCTTACTACACCAGTAAATGCTACTACACCACCCTTTACTACATCAGGAAGCAATACAACAGGCAACGCTACTGCACCACCCATGACTACACCAGTAAATGCTACTACACAACCCTTAATTACACCAGGGAATGATACAACGGAGAGTGCTTCTAGACCACCCATGACTACACCAGTGAATTCTACTATACCCTCCTTTACTACACCAGAAAGCAATACAACAGGAAACGCTACTGCACCATCCATGACTACACCAGTAATTGCTACTACACAACCCTTAACtacatcagagaacaatacaacAGGTAAAACTTCTGCACCATCCATGACTACGCCAGTGAATGCTACTACACATCCTTTAACTACTCTAGAAAACAATGCCACAGTAAATGCCACCACACCATCTATGACCACACTAATAAATGCTACTACACCACCTATAACTACACCAGGGAGCAATACAACAGTAAATGCTACTACACCACACATGAGTACAACAACGAACAATGCCACAGTAAATGCTACTACACCACACAGTACTACACCAGGGAGCGATGCAACAGTAAATGCTACAACACCACCCATAACTACACCCTGGAACCATACCACAGTAAATGCAACTACATCACCCATAACTACAACAGGGAACAATACCACAGTGAATGCTACTACACCACACATTACTACACCAGGGAGCAACACAACAGTAAATGTTACAACACCACCAATAACCACACCAAGGAACCATACCACAGTAAATGCAACAACACCACCACCCATAACTACACCCGGGAACCATACCACAGTAAATGCAACAACAACACCCATAACTACACCAGGAAGCAATACCACAATAAATGCTACTACACCACAAATTACTGCACCAGGGAGCAACACAACAGTACATGCTACTACACCACTTACTAGCACACCAGGAAGCAATACCACAGTAAATGCTACTACACCCTCCATAACTACACCAGGGAGCAATACAACAGTAAATGCTACTACACCCTCCATAACTACAACAGGGAGCAATACAACAGTAAATGCTCCTACACCACACATTACTACACCCGGAAACAATTCCACAGTAAATGCTACAACACCTCCCATTACTACAACAGGGAGCAACACAACAGTAAATGCTACCACACCACCCATTACTACACCAGGGAGCAACACAACAGTAAATGCTACCACACCACCTATTACTACACCAGGGAGCAACACAACAGTAAATGCGACAACACCACCTATTACTACACCAGGGAGCAATACCACAGTAAATGCGACAACACCACCCGTTACTACACCAGGGAGCAATACCACAGTAAATGCTACTACTCCACCCATTACTACACCAGGGAGCAATACCACAGTAAATGCTACCACACCACCACAATCTACTCCAGGGAATACTACTCTACCACCCATAACCAACTCAACAACTGGACCCATCGTATCTACTACTAACCCAACTAACACCACCacatcaggtgtgtttgaatgttGTGTAGGTCTCGAATATAATGTGCATGCAATGTAAATGTTGACAAATGGCTTTAATACTTTCCCCATTCATAAACACTGAGTTATATTCCTTATTCCCTTTTAGGTACTTGTCCTACAGTGCCCTGCCCATCACTCAGTGTCTGTGTGAACTCTGTCTGCCAGTGCTTGGCTGGAACTgttcttttaaataatatttgtgtgGAAAGTAAGTACCTGTTGCCAAGCCTCTTTCATTCACTTGTCCTATTTGTTCTCACATAGGGTCATCAGACTGAATCGCTCTTATTTTAAGTTGCATAACATCACTCattttattaaagtgatttttaggAATAATGAAAGGAACTTAATACAAAAGAGTGAGtgtaactttttttcttttcccagCTAAAACCTTTGCTAGTTCACTACGAGTGAACCGCACTTTTGATGATGCCATGAATGATCCCAAGTCACCTCAATTTCAGGGAATTGCAAATGAGATCATGGCTGCGGTAGGTCACAAACTTACATTACTTACAAAGTTTAAAATAAGTCAGTATGTAATATTTGtgataatatttgtaaatatggaAAGATATATACATGGGTGGGACAATGTCAATTTATTGTTGGAGGTTTCATAGCTAAATTTGACCAGCCCGGTGGCTAATCTTCATTGActgcacattccaccagtaagagcagagtgtggaGGTTgaattagcagagtaatagcatAGTTTTGCTTAAAACACGCTTAATGCTATactagctggcagctagctctatgcaactctcacatggtcacccact from Danio aesculapii chromosome 3, fDanAes4.1, whole genome shotgun sequence harbors:
- the si:ch211-198m17.1 gene encoding mucin-2 isoform X2 → MLLTHRLFFLLILISTSAVIEIDANATNSPIGAPATTVATSIPSGNTNTAFPNNATTSALLTTRRGDVTSLLSSTQDSISSSSTTSLVNATSSSVSTPGNATTSPAPVANTTTPLEPTAGNATANPVTAPGDNTTTHFPEPTPPHTTSGNYTTPPNNTPGYTTAPSITTPSNVTITAQTTSGNDTTANYATTSPSATHLPTPENNTTGNATTPPITTPGNFTTGDSTVPALTTPVNATTPPFTTSGSNTTGNATAPPMTTPVNATTQPLITPGNDTTESASRPPMTTPVNSTIPSFTTPESNTTGNATAPSMTTPVIATTQPLTTSENNTTGKTSAPSMTTPVNATTHPLTTLENNATVNATTPSMTTLINATTPPITTPGSNTTVNATTPHMSTTTNNATVNATTPHSTTPGSDATVNATTPPITTPWNHTTVNATTSPITTTGNNTTVNATTPHITTPGSNTTVNVTTPPITTPRNHTTVNATTPPPITTPGNHTTVNATTTPITTPGSNTTINATTPQITAPGSNTTVHATTPLTSTPGSNTTVNATTPSITTPGSNTTVNATTPSITTTGSNTTVNAPTPHITTPGNNSTVNATTPPITTTGSNTTVNATTPPITTPGSNTTVNATTPPITTPGSNTTVNATTPPITTPGSNTTVNATTPPVTTPGSNTTVNATTPPITTPGSNTTVNATTPPQSTPGNTTLPPITNSTTGPIVSTTNPTNTTTSGTCPTVPCPSLSVCVNSVCQCLAGTVLLNNICVETKTFASSLRVNRTFDDAMNDPKSPQFQGIANEIMAAVNGAMRNQKNYINCTVIKLTPGSVVATVNTFFEPNSPVTQESVSSAITTAIQQCNNTNCGILAGAQYRETSLCAQNPPPCDTETTVCNTKDGSAFCTCVTGYVPSPYQVKSCSACPSGSKAHENKCVPCSFGYSGFNCNDSSLLALVVVACILGGLLLIAIVVAIIYICRSKKKPDINYFSSPYPAGDYRTHWSSQEVRHIPRATLTSTSSHDASGNSLEMSEAMGKKGHSNGLTGSYDLASDGMRTFKDPNPTRYSYLVGHENPYFIPGDEKR
- the si:ch211-198m17.1 gene encoding mucin-2 isoform X1 produces the protein MLLTHRLFFLLILISTSAVIEIDANATNSPIGAPATTVATSIPSGNTNTAFPNNATTSALLTTRRGDVTSLLSSTQDSISSSSTTSLVNATSSSVSTPGNATTSPAPVANTTTPLEPTAGNATANPVTAPGDNTTTHFPEPTPPHTTSGNYTTPPNNTPGYTTAPSITTPSNVTITAQTTSGNDTTANYATTSPSATHLPTPENNTTGNATTPPITTPGNFTTGDSTVPALTTPVNATTPPFTTSGSNTTGNATAPPMTTPVNATTQPLITPGNDTTESASRPPMTTPVNSTIPSFTTPESNTTGNATAPSMTTPVIATTQPLTTSENNTTGKTSAPSMTTPVNATTHPLTTLENNATVNATTPSMTTLINATTPPITTPGSNTTVNATTPHMSTTTNNATVNATTPHSTTPGSDATVNATTPPITTPWNHTTVNATTSPITTTGNNTTVNATTPHITTPGSNTTVNVTTPPITTPRNHTTVNATTPPPITTPGNHTTVNATTTPITTPGSNTTINATTPQITAPGSNTTVHATTPLTSTPGSNTTVNATTPSITTPGSNTTVNATTPSITTTGSNTTVNAPTPHITTPGNNSTVNATTPPITTTGSNTTVNATTPPITTPGSNTTVNATTPPITTPGSNTTVNATTPPITTPGSNTTVNATTPPVTTPGSNTTVNATTPPITTPGSNTTVNATTPPQSTPGNTTLPPITNSTTGPIVSTTNPTNTTTSGTCPTVPCPSLSVCVNSVCQCLAGTVLLNNICVETKTFASSLRVNRTFDDAMNDPKSPQFQGIANEIMAAVNGAMRNQKNYINCTVIKLTPGSVVATVNTFFEPNSPVTQESVSSAITTAIQQCNNTNCGILAGAQYRETSLCAQNPPPCDTETTVCNTKDGSAFCTCVTGYVPSPYQVKSCSACPSGSKAHENKCVPCSFGYSGFNCNDSSLLALVVVACILGGLLLIAIVVAIIYICRSKKKPDINYFSSPYPAGDYRTHWSSQEVRHIPRATLTSTSSHDASGNSLEMSEAMGKKGHSNGLKIGGKTGSYDLASDGMRTFKDPNPTRYSYLVGHENPYFIPGDEKR